Proteins encoded within one genomic window of Couchioplanes caeruleus:
- a CDS encoding DUF3592 domain-containing protein has product MIENMSWLAKLVAVLIVGIPALTGVGLLVAGARRWSRLRALASSGHRAVAQVVDNQMESWSDGRTSYRPVVTFRTDMGQDRRTSMTRDPRSRTWTRATDQRGHSRGPRNAPPRDGQRRRTWEAGR; this is encoded by the coding sequence ATGATCGAAAACATGAGCTGGCTGGCGAAGCTCGTCGCCGTGCTCATCGTGGGCATTCCCGCGCTGACCGGCGTGGGCTTGCTCGTCGCGGGGGCGCGGCGGTGGAGCCGGCTACGCGCGCTCGCCAGCTCCGGTCATCGGGCGGTCGCCCAGGTTGTCGACAATCAGATGGAGTCGTGGTCCGACGGACGCACGTCCTACCGGCCGGTCGTCACCTTCCGCACCGACATGGGGCAGGATCGCCGGACATCGATGACCCGGGATCCCCGTTCGAGGACCTGGACCAGGGCTACTGACCAGCGAGGGCACTCCCGGGGACCCAGGAACGCTCCGCCGCGCGACGGTCAGCGCCGGCGCACCTGGGAAGCGGGCAGGTAG
- a CDS encoding helix-turn-helix transcriptional regulator codes for MTSTPIPFGAAIPSLVRWGMSSDADFVFRTLVTFGPRTERTIATELGLSSRRTAEALAELREGGAAVSTDDSRTTTRIWTARRPAAVVAMLRSRRMRLVDGHAKSQSHHQVVRALRSSGVGAALPLDTVPGLRGSVTDGMRYLSRQATRDRIAEHVATDIRDFWTMSNDQAIDAEAARVAAPQDIALYERGVRMRLLALPPADGDPLDVSGHLINGTTYQRRETPNVPLRLMLVDRRFAYFPADPNDLDQGYLEVERPGVLRALIRLFERHWDASVPPERLSVAPIVLSPRERNLITLLAAGHTDQSSAERLRISARSVTGIMRNLMDRLGVENRFQLGLALGALRVAAPPSLAGSAGESSHQTD; via the coding sequence GTGACGAGCACTCCGATCCCGTTCGGCGCCGCCATACCTTCCCTGGTCCGCTGGGGCATGTCCAGCGACGCCGATTTCGTCTTCCGTACCCTCGTGACCTTCGGTCCCCGCACCGAGCGCACCATCGCCACCGAGCTGGGGCTGTCCAGCCGCCGCACCGCGGAGGCGCTGGCGGAGCTGCGGGAGGGCGGCGCGGCCGTCTCCACTGACGACAGTCGCACCACGACGCGCATCTGGACGGCCCGCCGGCCGGCGGCGGTGGTCGCCATGCTGCGGTCGCGCCGGATGCGGCTCGTGGACGGCCACGCGAAGTCCCAATCCCACCACCAGGTCGTTCGCGCGCTGCGTAGCTCCGGCGTCGGCGCGGCGCTGCCGCTGGACACCGTGCCCGGCCTGCGCGGAAGCGTCACGGACGGGATGCGCTATCTCAGCCGCCAGGCCACCCGCGACCGCATCGCCGAGCATGTCGCCACCGACATCCGCGACTTCTGGACGATGAGCAACGATCAGGCGATCGACGCCGAGGCCGCCCGGGTCGCCGCCCCGCAGGACATCGCGCTGTACGAGCGCGGCGTGCGGATGCGGCTGCTTGCCCTTCCGCCCGCGGACGGCGACCCGCTCGACGTCAGCGGCCACCTCATCAACGGCACCACCTACCAGCGGCGGGAGACGCCGAACGTCCCGTTGCGGCTCATGCTGGTGGACCGGCGGTTCGCCTACTTCCCCGCCGATCCGAACGACCTCGACCAGGGTTACCTCGAGGTCGAGAGGCCGGGTGTGCTGCGAGCACTCATCCGGCTCTTCGAACGGCACTGGGACGCGTCGGTGCCGCCGGAGCGGCTCTCCGTCGCCCCGATCGTGCTCTCGCCGCGGGAACGCAACCTGATCACCTTGCTCGCCGCCGGCCACACCGACCAGAGCTCCGCCGAGCGGCTGCGCATCAGCGCCCGGTCCGTCACCGGCATCATGCGGAATCTGATGGACCGGCTTGGTGTGGAGAACCGGTTCCAGCTCGGCCTCGCGCTGGGGGCGCTGCGGGTCGCCGCTCCACCCTCGCTCGCCGGCTCCGCCGGCGAGTCCTCGCACCAGACCGATTGA
- a CDS encoding helix-turn-helix domain-containing protein — protein sequence MPKITLSDRERELVSLLAQGHTDVSAAEQLGISARSVSNILRSLMDRLGVDNRFQLGLALGFLRKVNIPGPSVGGDG from the coding sequence TTGCCGAAGATCACCTTGTCCGATCGTGAGCGTGAGCTGGTGTCCCTGCTCGCCCAGGGTCACACCGACGTTTCCGCGGCGGAGCAACTCGGCATCAGCGCGCGGTCGGTCTCCAACATCTTGCGCTCCCTCATGGACCGTCTCGGTGTTGACAACCGCTTCCAGTTGGGCCTCGCCCTCGGCTTCCTCCGCAAGGTCAACATTCCCGGACCGTCCGTCGGAGGCGACGGTTGA
- a CDS encoding M15 family metallopeptidase: protein MKRFSALFAALIILLSGDLPASAAPTAPASPAASTPPYHVVRPGETIKEIAAVYGIRPAQLRAWNGIRKPHQPSVDGVLHVGKPPLPLTGWRSWIERVTPAAVNWDPRKKCPVLPANLRKVWVTYIDFYGIARAGSIVVHKTIAKRIQRAFLSLYRMRFRIMGMSPMSINAPWITDMATVTSGYTCRRVAGTKTLSQHAYGLAIDVNPVQNPMIRGSYIDPRSGADFLARYAYRRGMMHAAGAVRAFTANGLPWGGRWRTLKDYMHFSTTDR, encoded by the coding sequence ATGAAGAGGTTTTCCGCGCTTTTCGCCGCCCTGATCATCCTGTTGAGCGGCGATCTGCCCGCTTCGGCCGCGCCCACGGCACCCGCCTCCCCGGCCGCGTCGACGCCGCCGTACCACGTGGTCCGGCCCGGTGAGACGATCAAGGAGATCGCCGCGGTGTACGGCATCAGACCGGCTCAGCTCCGCGCCTGGAACGGCATCCGGAAGCCCCACCAGCCGAGCGTGGACGGCGTCCTGCACGTGGGGAAGCCGCCCCTACCGCTCACCGGCTGGCGGTCCTGGATCGAGCGGGTCACGCCGGCCGCGGTCAACTGGGATCCCCGAAAGAAGTGCCCGGTGCTCCCCGCCAACCTCCGCAAGGTCTGGGTCACGTACATCGACTTCTACGGCATCGCCCGCGCCGGCAGCATCGTGGTCCACAAGACGATCGCCAAGCGGATCCAGCGGGCGTTCCTGTCGCTCTACCGGATGCGCTTCCGGATCATGGGCATGAGCCCGATGTCCATCAACGCGCCGTGGATCACCGACATGGCGACGGTGACCTCCGGATACACGTGCCGCCGGGTGGCCGGGACCAAGACGCTGTCCCAGCACGCGTACGGCCTGGCGATCGACGTCAACCCGGTGCAGAACCCGATGATCCGCGGCTCCTACATCGACCCGCGCTCGGGGGCCGATTTCCTGGCCCGGTACGCGTACCGGCGAGGGATGATGCACGCCGCGGGCGCGGTCCGGGCCTTCACCGCCAACGGCCTGCCCTGGGGCGGTCGCTGGCGCACGCTCAAGGACTATATGCACTTCAGCACCACCGACCGCTGA
- a CDS encoding nucleotidyltransferase domain-containing protein, translating to MDILDEVLARAAADPVVRGVILTGSRARGTETARSDYDVTIAVAEQPQPWRHSTRTDALDEVVCTVEALTDTSVHWQRYFYRDAKVLLDRLNGGIAELIDRQATLSAEEAALHARTSLDAYVNQLYRCAKSRRDGFAEAALLDEAESLPWLLETVFALHGRLRPYNKYLRWELESFPLPGDWNTALMPDRVRTASLRLFPAVETLARCHGHAEVLEGWGSDIELIHAFAEAAGADRC from the coding sequence GTGGACATCCTCGATGAAGTCCTCGCCCGCGCGGCCGCGGATCCCGTCGTCCGCGGCGTGATCCTGACCGGTTCGCGGGCGCGGGGTACGGAGACCGCCCGATCCGACTACGACGTGACAATCGCGGTGGCGGAGCAGCCGCAGCCGTGGCGGCACAGCACCCGTACCGACGCGCTGGACGAGGTGGTCTGCACCGTTGAGGCTCTGACCGACACATCCGTGCATTGGCAACGGTATTTCTATCGGGATGCGAAGGTCCTGCTGGACCGCCTGAACGGAGGCATCGCCGAGCTGATCGATCGGCAAGCAACGCTGTCGGCCGAGGAAGCGGCCCTTCACGCACGCACCAGCTTGGACGCCTACGTCAACCAGCTCTACCGCTGTGCCAAGAGCCGTCGGGACGGCTTCGCCGAGGCCGCGCTGCTCGACGAGGCGGAGAGCCTGCCCTGGCTCCTGGAGACGGTGTTCGCCTTGCACGGGAGGCTTCGTCCGTACAACAAATACCTGCGCTGGGAGCTGGAGAGCTTCCCGCTTCCCGGTGACTGGAACACAGCGCTCATGCCGGATCGCGTCCGGACCGCATCGCTGCGCCTCTTCCCGGCGGTTGAGACCTTGGCGCGGTGCCATGGTCACGCCGAGGTACTCGAAGGTTGGGGAAGCGATATCGAACTCATCCATGCCTTCGCCGAGGCTGCCGGGGCTGACCGCTGCTGA
- a CDS encoding helix-turn-helix transcriptional regulator, with amino-acid sequence MSENFAADVASIAALGEPVRRELYCYVVAQDAPVSRESAAAATGVAHHVAKFNLDRLVSEGLLDVEYSRPPGRGGPGAGRPAKLYRRSARDISVTLPERRYDLAGLVLAEAVTVAARDGIPVDRALRSAACMTGRRLLDNHPGEAAGDGRPDLVTTVLARNGYEPRAIDGEILLANCPFRSLAAQYTELVCGMNLDLIDGLLQADGARGRCARLSPGSDRCCVTITHDQR; translated from the coding sequence ATGTCCGAGAACTTCGCGGCCGACGTGGCCAGCATCGCGGCGCTCGGTGAGCCCGTCCGCAGGGAGCTGTACTGCTACGTCGTCGCCCAGGACGCGCCGGTCAGCCGCGAGAGCGCGGCGGCTGCCACCGGCGTCGCACACCACGTCGCGAAATTCAACCTCGACCGACTCGTCTCCGAAGGGCTGCTCGACGTCGAGTACAGCCGCCCGCCCGGGCGCGGCGGTCCCGGTGCCGGCCGGCCGGCGAAGCTGTACCGACGCTCCGCTCGCGACATCTCCGTCACCCTGCCCGAGCGGCGCTACGACCTGGCGGGGCTGGTCCTGGCCGAAGCCGTCACTGTGGCCGCGCGCGACGGGATACCCGTCGACCGGGCACTGCGGTCCGCCGCATGCATGACCGGTCGCAGGCTCCTGGACAACCACCCCGGTGAAGCCGCGGGCGACGGTCGCCCGGACCTGGTCACCACCGTGCTGGCCCGCAACGGCTACGAACCCCGCGCGATCGACGGCGAAATCCTCCTGGCCAACTGCCCCTTCCGCAGCCTCGCCGCGCAGTACACCGAGCTGGTCTGCGGCATGAACCTCGACTTGATCGACGGCCTCCTGCAAGCTGACGGCGCACGGGGCCGGTGCGCCCGGCTCAGCCCCGGCTCCGACCGATGCTGCGTCACCATCACGCACGACCAGCGATAG
- the folE gene encoding GTP cyclohydrolase I FolE, protein MTSTAWTGTRDPGTVDQPPHLRLVRAVAPIDLEAATDAVRALLKALGQDIDSAHLLDTPRRVAAAYAELLTPEPFVLTTFPNDDRYDELVLVREVPFRSLCEHHLLPFHGVAHIGYLPDQRIVGLSKLARVVEHYARGLQVQERLTRQIAVCLQDNLQAKGVAVVLEAEHLCMSLRGVRAAGARTTTSALLGLHREQPATRAEFFALTGLRH, encoded by the coding sequence ATGACCAGCACCGCATGGACAGGCACGCGCGACCCCGGCACGGTCGACCAACCGCCGCACCTGCGCCTCGTCCGAGCCGTGGCGCCCATCGATCTCGAGGCGGCCACCGACGCCGTCCGGGCACTGTTGAAAGCGCTCGGTCAGGACATCGACTCCGCACATCTTCTCGACACACCGCGCCGCGTCGCCGCCGCCTACGCCGAGCTGCTGACCCCCGAGCCGTTCGTCCTCACCACCTTTCCCAACGACGACCGGTACGACGAGCTGGTGCTCGTGCGCGAGGTGCCGTTCCGGTCGCTGTGCGAGCACCACCTGCTGCCCTTCCACGGAGTCGCCCACATCGGCTACCTGCCCGATCAGCGGATCGTCGGCCTGTCCAAACTCGCCCGCGTCGTCGAGCACTACGCCCGCGGCCTGCAGGTGCAGGAACGCCTCACCCGGCAGATCGCCGTCTGCCTCCAGGACAACCTGCAGGCCAAGGGTGTCGCCGTCGTCCTGGAGGCCGAACACCTGTGCATGTCGCTGCGCGGCGTCCGAGCCGCCGGCGCAAGAACAACCACCTCGGCGCTGCTCGGGTTGCACCGCGAACAGCCGGCGACCCGCGCCGAGTTCTTCGCCCTCACCGGGCTGCGCCACTGA
- a CDS encoding NAD(P)/FAD-dependent oxidoreductase: protein MNTSQQTFVIAGAGLAGAKAAETLRERGFDGRVLLIGDEPTRPYERPPLSKGHLTGEFDPASVFVHDETFYAEHSIELLTATTVTGLDLAAHTVTLSNDTTLRFDKALLATGAQPRPLTVPGANLPGVHYLRTLADADALATAAASASSVAVVGAGWIGAEVAASLRTRGLPVALIEPATVPLERVLGREVGEIYRKLHAHHGVDLHLGEGVAALHGDRRVEELCTTTGTRIGADLVVVGVGAIPRTQVAAEAGLKVDDGVVTDEYLRTSHPDVYAAGDIANAWHPVFGARMRVEHWANASNQGAVAAANMLGAEQPYTHTPYFFSDQYDFGMEYTGYCPQWDQVVFRGNPDAGEFLAFWLHDGVIAAAMNANIWDVNEHLQQLVASRAHIPVERLTDPDVSVESLLPVMR from the coding sequence ATGAACACCAGCCAGCAAACGTTTGTCATCGCGGGGGCCGGACTCGCCGGCGCCAAGGCCGCCGAGACGCTCCGCGAGCGAGGCTTCGACGGTCGGGTCCTGCTCATCGGTGACGAGCCCACCCGCCCGTACGAGCGGCCACCGTTGTCCAAGGGCCACCTCACCGGTGAATTCGACCCGGCGTCGGTGTTCGTGCACGACGAGACGTTCTACGCCGAACACTCCATCGAACTGCTCACTGCCACCACCGTCACCGGCCTGGACCTCGCCGCACACACCGTCACCCTGTCCAACGACACCACCCTGCGATTCGACAAAGCGCTGCTGGCCACCGGAGCGCAGCCGCGACCACTGACCGTGCCGGGCGCAAACCTGCCCGGCGTGCACTACCTACGCACGCTGGCCGACGCCGACGCGTTGGCGACCGCCGCAGCATCAGCCAGCTCCGTCGCTGTGGTCGGGGCAGGCTGGATCGGTGCTGAGGTCGCCGCCTCGCTGCGCACCCGCGGGCTGCCGGTCGCCCTGATCGAGCCGGCCACAGTGCCACTGGAGCGGGTGCTCGGGCGGGAGGTCGGCGAGATCTACCGCAAGCTGCACGCCCACCACGGCGTCGACCTGCACCTCGGCGAAGGAGTCGCCGCGCTGCACGGCGACCGGCGGGTCGAGGAGCTGTGCACCACCACGGGCACCCGGATCGGCGCCGACCTCGTCGTCGTCGGTGTCGGCGCCATCCCGCGCACGCAAGTCGCCGCTGAAGCCGGCCTGAAGGTCGACGACGGCGTCGTCACGGACGAGTACCTGCGCACCAGCCACCCCGACGTCTACGCCGCCGGCGACATCGCCAACGCCTGGCACCCTGTCTTCGGCGCCAGGATGCGCGTCGAACATTGGGCGAACGCCAGCAACCAAGGCGCCGTCGCCGCCGCGAACATGCTCGGCGCCGAACAGCCCTACACGCACACGCCGTACTTCTTCTCCGACCAATACGACTTCGGCATGGAGTACACCGGCTACTGCCCCCAGTGGGACCAGGTCGTGTTCCGTGGCAACCCCGACGCCGGCGAGTTCCTCGCATTCTGGCTCCACGACGGCGTCATCGCCGCAGCGATGAACGCGAACATCTGGGATGTCAACGAGCACCTTCAGCAACTGGTCGCCAGCCGCGCACACATCCCGGTCGAACGCCTCACCGACCCCGACGTCTCCGTGGAGTCGCTGCTGCCGGTAATGCGCTGA
- a CDS encoding BRCT domain-containing protein: protein MQALCTATVEQLQQVDGVGPERAAVIAAELAELAPVIAKLIDRGVNMTEPGATASTADPEADDAAIRLPLRGPDGRPLTVVVTGTVPGLSRTEGNEAVETLGGKSSSSVSARTDLVVIGPGAGAEAAKADQMGCARFLRRLRPTARRAPRRRRRRRRCTPDIDRRQPRAGHREETSLRCPAHVWAGQRITGSSDSTETSGSVRRSTGMCARLATSC, encoded by the coding sequence ATGCAGGCGCTGTGCACGGCCACCGTCGAGCAGTTGCAGCAGGTGGACGGAGTCGGCCCGGAGCGGGCCGCCGTCATCGCCGCGGAGCTGGCCGAGCTGGCCCCGGTCATCGCCAAGCTCATCGACCGGGGCGTCAACATGACCGAGCCCGGCGCCACCGCCAGCACCGCGGATCCGGAAGCCGATGACGCGGCCATCCGGCTACCGCTGCGGGGCCCCGACGGTCGGCCGCTGACCGTGGTGGTCACCGGGACAGTGCCGGGCCTGAGCCGCACCGAGGGCAACGAGGCCGTCGAAACCCTCGGCGGTAAGTCCTCCAGCTCGGTCTCCGCGCGTACCGACCTGGTCGTCATCGGCCCCGGCGCCGGGGCCGAGGCGGCCAAGGCCGATCAGATGGGTTGCGCACGATTCCTGCGGAGACTTCGCCCAACTGCTCGCCGCGCACCGCGCCGGAGACGCCGCCGCCGTCGCTGCACTCCGGACATAGACCGACGGCAGCCCCGGGCCGGGCACCGCGAGGAGACGTCCTTGCGGTGCCCGGCCCACGTATGGGCAGGTCAGCGCATTACCGGCAGCAGCGACTCCACGGAGACGTCGGGGTCGGTGAGGCGTTCGACCGGGATGTGTGCGCGGCTGGCGACCAGTTGCTGA
- a CDS encoding class I SAM-dependent methyltransferase: MAAEGADLAGEARLIDAMLPRGSRILDAGCGTGRVGSHLAAAGHDVTGVDLDPELIAAAREDHPGPRWLVGDLSELDLPERFDVIVSAGNVMAFAAPATRVEILRRMRTHLAENGRAAIGFGAGRGYDFDDFLADAATAGLAPGLLLATWDLRPFTPGSDFLVAILDPR, encoded by the coding sequence ATGGCGGCCGAGGGCGCCGACCTCGCCGGCGAGGCCCGCCTGATCGACGCCATGCTCCCGCGGGGGTCGCGCATCCTCGACGCGGGCTGCGGCACCGGCCGCGTCGGCAGCCACCTCGCCGCGGCCGGGCACGACGTCACCGGCGTCGACCTCGATCCCGAGTTGATCGCGGCCGCCCGCGAGGACCACCCCGGCCCCCGCTGGCTGGTCGGCGACCTGTCCGAGCTCGACCTGCCGGAGCGCTTCGACGTGATCGTGTCGGCCGGCAACGTCATGGCCTTCGCGGCGCCGGCCACCCGCGTCGAGATCCTGCGCCGCATGCGTACGCACCTGGCCGAGAACGGCCGGGCGGCGATCGGCTTCGGGGCGGGCCGGGGTTACGACTTCGACGACTTCCTCGCCGACGCCGCCACCGCCGGCCTGGCGCCCGGCCTCCTGCTCGCCACCTGGGACCTGCGCCCGTTCACGCCCGGTTCCGATTTCCTGGTGGCGATCCTCGACCCGCGCTAG
- a CDS encoding LVIVD repeat-containing protein, with protein sequence MKHSAPRGRQLKRLAFVGAAVVVAGLLVAPSSGTAQPPADPGTPPGVDEVASTPNIKQVAYLPKTGPFANSTNSDWAFQGHYAFGGNYNGFTVYDIKNPKAPVVAAQVLCPGSQNDVSVTGDLLFLATDSQRTNDSCNNSASTLAAPGDRWEGIKIFDISDPLTPKYLKSIKTDCGAHTQTLVPGKAGDNSAYIYVSSYNLAAADLPNCALPHDKISIIRVPLKDPAAAAVVATPVLFPDGGHPGGPSEEQQPTTGCHDITAYPEKDIAAGACMGDGVLFDISVRSAPRVITTVRDTVNFSFWHSATFNNRANKVVFTDELGGGGMATCNPEIGPTRGADAIYDIVGRGDNRKLEFRSYFKIPRLNTDFENCVAHNGSLIPVPGRDIMVQAWYQGGISVWDFTDSRAPKEIAYWERGPLSSTQFVSGGSWSAYWYNGFIYSNDIAKGMDVLELKDVRTNLARKARTDEFNAQTQDNFRNW encoded by the coding sequence ATGAAGCACTCTGCCCCACGAGGGCGGCAGCTCAAGCGTCTGGCGTTCGTCGGTGCGGCGGTGGTTGTCGCCGGGCTGCTGGTGGCGCCCTCGAGCGGTACGGCACAGCCGCCCGCCGACCCCGGCACCCCACCCGGCGTCGACGAGGTCGCCAGCACGCCGAACATCAAGCAGGTCGCGTACCTGCCGAAGACCGGTCCCTTCGCCAACTCGACGAACTCGGACTGGGCCTTCCAGGGTCACTACGCCTTCGGTGGCAACTACAACGGATTCACCGTCTACGACATCAAGAACCCCAAGGCGCCGGTGGTGGCGGCCCAGGTGCTCTGCCCCGGCTCGCAGAACGACGTCTCGGTCACCGGTGACCTGCTCTTCCTGGCCACCGACTCGCAGCGGACGAACGACTCCTGCAACAACTCCGCGTCCACCTTGGCGGCGCCCGGCGACCGCTGGGAGGGCATCAAGATCTTCGACATCAGCGACCCGCTGACGCCGAAGTACCTCAAGTCGATCAAGACCGACTGTGGTGCGCACACGCAGACGCTGGTCCCCGGCAAGGCGGGCGACAACTCCGCCTACATCTATGTGTCGTCGTACAACCTTGCCGCGGCGGACCTGCCCAACTGCGCGCTGCCGCACGACAAGATCTCGATCATCCGGGTGCCGCTGAAGGACCCGGCCGCGGCCGCGGTGGTCGCGACGCCCGTGCTGTTCCCGGACGGCGGCCACCCGGGCGGCCCCAGCGAGGAACAGCAGCCGACCACCGGCTGCCACGACATCACGGCGTACCCGGAGAAGGACATCGCGGCGGGCGCCTGCATGGGTGACGGCGTGCTGTTCGACATCTCGGTCCGCTCGGCGCCGCGGGTGATCACGACCGTCCGCGACACCGTGAACTTCTCCTTCTGGCACTCGGCGACCTTCAACAACCGTGCCAACAAGGTCGTCTTCACCGACGAGCTCGGCGGTGGCGGCATGGCCACCTGCAACCCGGAGATCGGCCCGACCCGCGGCGCCGACGCGATCTACGACATCGTGGGCCGCGGCGACAACCGCAAGCTCGAGTTCCGTAGCTACTTCAAGATCCCGCGGCTCAACACCGACTTCGAGAACTGCGTGGCCCACAACGGCTCGCTGATCCCGGTGCCGGGACGCGACATCATGGTGCAGGCCTGGTACCAGGGCGGCATCTCGGTCTGGGACTTCACCGACTCCCGGGCACCCAAGGAGATCGCGTACTGGGAGCGCGGGCCGCTCTCCTCCACCCAGTTCGTCAGCGGCGGCTCGTGGTCGGCGTACTGGTACAACGGCTTCATCTACTCCAACGACATCGCCAAGGGCATGGACGTGCTGGAGCTGAAGGACGTACGCACCAACCTGGCCCGCAAGGCTCGCACCGACGAGTTCAACGCCCAGACGCAGGACAACTTCCGTAACTGGTGA
- a CDS encoding DUF305 domain-containing protein, whose protein sequence is MNRQRTLMLIGVAVVVLGAGGVALATRSGKDISAAVPRAGVSSGPPERVILPGRPGDPAVVTDSDKVRAPDGSTYNSIDTTFVQMMIVHHGQAIEMAKLAPVRAGDAHLRALADRISAAQGPEVAWFQGWLRDRRLPPSNPAHDHRAMPGMQSDAAMAALAGLTGTAFDREFVRMMSDHHQGAIQMAGDVLGGGADPVLRELANEMAVEQGSEIRRMRQLSAA, encoded by the coding sequence ATGAACCGGCAGAGAACATTGATGCTGATCGGCGTCGCCGTGGTGGTGCTCGGCGCGGGCGGCGTGGCGTTGGCGACACGCTCCGGTAAGGACATTTCGGCCGCGGTGCCCCGCGCAGGCGTCAGCTCCGGCCCGCCGGAACGGGTCATCCTGCCGGGACGGCCGGGCGATCCCGCGGTCGTGACCGATTCCGACAAGGTACGCGCGCCGGACGGCTCGACGTACAACTCGATCGACACCACGTTCGTCCAGATGATGATCGTCCACCACGGACAGGCGATCGAGATGGCGAAGCTGGCACCGGTACGCGCCGGCGACGCGCACCTCCGGGCCCTGGCGGACCGGATCAGCGCCGCTCAGGGTCCCGAGGTGGCGTGGTTTCAGGGTTGGCTGCGGGACCGCCGGCTTCCACCGAGCAACCCGGCACACGATCACCGCGCGATGCCGGGGATGCAGTCCGACGCCGCCATGGCCGCCCTGGCCGGGCTCACCGGGACGGCCTTCGACCGGGAATTCGTACGGATGATGTCCGATCATCACCAGGGCGCGATCCAGATGGCCGGCGACGTGCTCGGCGGCGGCGCCGACCCGGTGCTCCGGGAGCTCGCCAACGAGATGGCGGTCGAGCAGGGCAGCGAGATCCGCCGGATGCGGCAGCTCTCCGCCGCATAG
- a CDS encoding ATP-grasp domain-containing protein, giving the protein MRIALVTSHRFPEPTWRDEDTPLVARELRARGATCDVVTWDGGERVEWAGYGAVVLQSPWSMWTRLPAFDEWLWDRELDGTRLLNPLDAIALGANKRYLSRLGTAGVPIVPSTLIEEPDPATLRAVFAASDASRPTVVAKPIASGGALGAREFTVEELSALVAYLRELGPALVQPYVTAIDAHRELGVVTLDGTISHAVTKAASLRPGDTARAFHPDPQPYPGLTAQQERVIHHAYAELRKLLVNEPLSVRLDFIIDPASPSGLLLLEVEMVAPVKFLPLFPEQCANYAEAILARARS; this is encoded by the coding sequence ATGCGGATCGCCCTGGTCACCTCGCACCGGTTCCCCGAACCGACCTGGCGGGACGAGGACACCCCGCTGGTGGCGCGGGAGCTGCGCGCCCGCGGAGCGACCTGCGACGTCGTGACCTGGGACGGCGGCGAACGGGTCGAGTGGGCCGGCTACGGCGCGGTGGTGCTGCAGTCGCCGTGGAGCATGTGGACCCGGTTGCCGGCCTTCGACGAGTGGCTGTGGGACCGCGAGCTCGACGGCACGCGGCTGCTCAACCCCCTCGACGCGATCGCCCTCGGCGCCAACAAGCGATATCTGTCTCGGCTCGGCACCGCGGGCGTGCCGATCGTCCCGTCGACCCTGATCGAGGAGCCCGACCCCGCCACCCTGCGCGCCGTCTTCGCCGCGTCGGACGCGTCCCGGCCCACCGTCGTCGCCAAACCCATCGCCTCCGGCGGCGCCCTCGGCGCCCGGGAGTTCACGGTGGAGGAGCTGTCCGCCCTGGTCGCGTACCTGCGGGAGCTAGGGCCGGCGCTTGTGCAGCCGTACGTGACGGCGATCGACGCCCACCGCGAGCTCGGCGTCGTCACGCTCGATGGCACCATCTCGCACGCCGTGACCAAGGCGGCGAGCCTGCGGCCCGGCGACACGGCCCGGGCGTTCCACCCGGACCCGCAGCCGTACCCGGGGCTCACCGCGCAGCAGGAGCGCGTCATCCACCATGCGTACGCCGAACTGCGCAAGCTGCTGGTCAACGAGCCGCTGTCGGTGCGGCTCGACTTCATCATCGACCCGGCGTCCCCGTCCGGCCTGCTGCTGCTCGAGGTCGAGATGGTAGCCCCGGTGAAGTTCCTTCCGCTGTTCCCGGAGCAGTGCGCGAACTACGCCGAGGCGATCCTCGCCCGCGCCCGGTCATGA